Genomic window (Zingiber officinale cultivar Zhangliang chromosome 2B, Zo_v1.1, whole genome shotgun sequence):
ATTCCTTCTTATCTCAACTAACTAACAGttataattaaaaagaaaagaaatattgccattaatgaattctgaaatggcaaattataatttaattgatttagttTTGTGTAGAACTTGATGAACAAACAAGGTTCATATAATCATCTGAAATAGTTAGGACAAACACTACATCCATATCTTTACAGGGTCATCTCGGAGAGGTGGTCTTCGTGGAGCTGCCAGAATCCGGCACATCAGTCACGAAAGGAAGCGGCTTTGGAGCTGTGGAAAGTGTCAAGGCCACAAGCGATGTCAACTCTCCGGTCTCCGGTGAAGTCATTGAAGTCAACTCCAAGCTCACCGGGACGCCTGGCCTGGTAAAATGAGATCTTGCCTCAGAATCAATTCAACACCCGAATCAAAACACTGATGTGCTTTTTGTTATCATTATTATCATGTAGATCAACACGAGCACATATGAAGATGGTTGGATGATCAAGGTGAAGCCTAGCGATCCATCTGAGCTTCAATCCTTGATGGATTCGAAGGAATACTCCAAGTTTTGCGAGGAAGAAGATGCGCACTAGAGTATACAGATCGATCAATCTTGTTGCTTGTTACTGACAAGTTCAGTTCCTATGTGATCTTCTTCTTCCTGTTAATGCTTtccctttttcctttattttttaaacaaaagatTAAAAGGTGGAAACTTTGTTGTCTATACTTCTACGTGATAATTCCATTCGGTCTATTTCATTGTGTAAGAGCTAGATTGGATAAATGGATCGAGCAAGTTAGATGAATTGCACGATGGATCAAGTGACCCGTACAAGTGGTTCGATCGAGTTGAATGTGCGTCGGTCGTGTGAACTTCATGTGGGACCAACCTTAGGGGATGGAATGAGTCGATCATATTCAATATTTGGACTAACAAAACGAGCTAAACATGCTTAACAAGATAGACTAATCGAAGTGGTCAAACAAGCTAAATAGATTGAATTATATATATCCCTATTGAGTGAGCCAAGTGACTCATCGAAGAAGACTTTAACAAATAAACCGATGCAATTAGATAGGCAAGGAGTCACAAAGTGAGCTAGATGAGCTAGGCGATGAATCGAATAAGACGATATTAAATTGAATTGTTCTACTTATGGAGGGAAAAACCATCAATTTATTTtatagagaaaagaaaataaattatggagatataataataataataataaagaatatttagaatatcatcaagttaATTGTTGACGTGGAAAAGAGAATG
Coding sequences:
- the LOC122047248 gene encoding glycine cleavage system H protein, mitochondrial-like produces the protein MALKLWASSAANALKLSSRAAAPFPASSISRCFSSVIDGFRYSDSHEWVKHQGDVATIGITDHAQGHLGEVVFVELPESGTSVTKGSGFGAVESVKATSDVNSPVSGEVIEVNSKLTGTPGLINTSTYEDGWMIKVKPSDPSELQSLMDSKEYSKFCEEEDAH